The Couchioplanes caeruleus sequence CGAGCGCGACGCCGATGTCCTGGCAGGACGCGCCGAGGGCGCGGGCGCCGTCGATCGCGACCAGCTCGTCGTGGTCGATCTGGGCGCGGGCCCGGTGGGCCAGCATTAGCGCGGCGAGGCAGTCGTCGCGGTCGGCCGGCGCCGCGTCCGCGTAGAGGGTCTGGCCGCCGAGGTGGCCTTGCACGGCCTCGGCGACCTCGCGCAGCGCGGCGCCGTCGGGCATCCGCGGTCCGCAATTTCGGTGATCTCCGGGTCGGAACTCACGCACGTTTGCACGTCCACGAGTTCCCCGGCCTCGCGCAGCAGGCTTATCCAGGACCGTAGGTCCTGCGGTGCTTGCGGCATGGCCGTCGTAGGGCCGCCCATGCCCCCGACCGTACCGGTCATCACAGTGGACCGAAAGAAGCCGGGGACACCTGAGCCCCGTCCGACGGCCCATCTCCTCGAACGGAAAGTCGTGATCGCCGTGGCGCTGCGAGGTGTACTAGTGTGCTGCGCCGGAAATTCGCCTACAAAATCGGGTGAGTGATTCGAGGATCTCTTCGGCGGTCTTGGTCCAGATGAACGGTCGCGGATTGCTGTTCCAGTCGGCGATCCAGGACCGGATGTCGGCTTCCAGGGCCTGGACGCTGTTGTGGGTGCCGCGGCGGATCTTCTGGTCGGCGAGGAAGCCGAACCAGCGTTCGACCTGGTTGATCCAGGACGAGCCGGTCGGGGTGAAGTGCATGTGGAAGCGGGGATGTTTCGTCAGCCAGGCCCGGATGGCGGGGGTTTTGTGGGTGCCGTAGTTGTCGCAGATCAGGTGCACGTCCAGGTCGGCCGGGACGGTCTTGTCGATGGTGATCAGGAACTGTTTGAACTCGGTCGCGCGGTGCTGGCGGTGCAGTTCGCTGATGACGGTGCCGTCGGCGGTGTCGAACGCGGCGAACAGGCTGGTGATGCCGTTGCGGTGGTAGTCGTGGGTGCGGCGTTCGGGCATGCCGGGCATCATCGGCAGGACCGGCTGGGAGCGGTTGAGGGCCTGGATCTGGGACTTCTCGTCCACGCACAGCACCACGGCTCGTTCGGGCGGATGATGGTAGAGGCCGACGA is a genomic window containing:
- a CDS encoding IS630 family transposase, whose product is MARTGRPTAPLVLTDEERATLTRWSRRAKSSQALAVRSRIILACAEGAANTDVATALGVHLSTAGKWRRRFLAERLDGLIDEQRPGRPPSIALDKVEEVVVATLEQTPRNATHWSRASMAEKSGLSKSTIGRIWRDFGLKPHRAETFKLSTDPQFIEKVVDVVGLYHHPPERAVVLCVDEKSQIQALNRSQPVLPMMPGMPERRTHDYHRNGITSLFAAFDTADGTVISELHRQHRATEFKQFLITIDKTVPADLDVHLICDNYGTHKTPAIRAWLTKHPRFHMHFTPTGSSWINQVERWFGFLADQKIRRGTHNSVQALEADIRSWIADWNSNPRPFIWTKTAEEILESLTRFCRRISGAAH